From Malus sylvestris chromosome 1, drMalSylv7.2, whole genome shotgun sequence:
AGTGATGCAATGACTAAATTCATACATAACTCTCCATGAATTAAGAAATTCCATTTCAATGAATTATGGAAACAAGGCAATGGAAAATTATtatacaaattaattaatattcatGAACATCTTACACAAATAGAGTTTGAATTATGTAATCTCCCCATTGTATATTGATCAATTCACACAACACACATCCAATGATAAAAATCTCTATCCAAGTTAAATTCACCCAACTATATACTAAAAGATTAGATTCGTCAAAGATTTGAGAATCGAGAATCGAGATTCTCTTCGAATTTAGAAGTCGTAATCAGAAAACTCAGAAATCCAGTATGTTCAAGGGAGAGATCTGAACTTCTAATTTGCTTGAGATGGACCAGTGTGTTGGTTTAACGGTCTCTATACAATTTAAAATGAGTGGTTCGTATCTAGACTCAGATATGAGAAGAGGATCTCAATTCAAGATTTGGTACTATTCTTGACCGATTTCTTATTGGACAagaattgtctgccctccacttccggtgccctcctgtttgtgtggtcacgtttaaaccacgtcaacattttatattactattcatttttgtcttattatatctataaaaaaacaatataaaatgttgacgtgacttaacagtaataacacaaaacagaagggcaccGAAAGTGGAAGGtaaacaatccttgtcctttctTATTGtcctttttctcttctttccttGAAAGGTTCCCTAACCCATCACCAAATTAATGCAACCTTTTGTCGCCAAAAAATCAATTACACCATCGCTATCGTTTCCcccaaataaaagaaaaccctagaaataattaataattataagATTAACATTAGCAAGAACTAATCATATTtatagagaaatttttcattgtgatcgGAACATAGAAGATACAtcacgtatttttatataagtggtgagaaattttattttttaagttattaacattttaacatacatatctcaccatttatataatgacacgtggtgtaccattccGTATACCGATCACACTAAAAGGTTTTCTATATCCATGGATGGATGATCTCATTTCTTAGTTGATAGGTGCAGACAGTGCCAGCTGAGGTCCTTTGTGGTGCTCTATTTCATCTTTATCATCAACCGTTATGATCTTAATCTGTGGGACCACCTGCGGCGGGGACACGCAATTAATTAAGAAAAGATCAACCCACATACTTAATCAAATGGTATTTATGAGTTGGAATAATATTTTGTTACTCAAATATGAGTAGGAGTTTCTAATtactttaaaattaattaaaattaaaatcgtTTAATCATCGAATAATATAATAAAGAACAAAATTAGTAAAAACATAACGAACCATTaatgtatttgctacaatagattAACTAAATGACCTTaactttaattcatttttttagaGATGATTTTTATAAAGtgattcacatatatatatatatttagtatatcgatatttttactctaAGGAGAGGAGGAGTTCGGCTAGGCCATACAATGGAcaacctaatttgatatcgaattcaccatccacgagattcgaacctaagacctctcatttctaaatgaaaatgaataccaTCAGACCATAGTATTTAGTGACGGCATTCTATCAGTTAAATGTTTGTTAAAATGTGTGTAAAACTGTAAATAGCATTACTAATTTCAGTGTTAATTGCCAACCTGATCTTGTGATGCAATGGACGGCTGAGATGATAACATCCTCGATCTTTTATGACATCTACCGCCCATTCTGCCACCTAGACCAAATATCATTAACCGAATAAGTACTTTTTATTACCACTAAGAAAACTACTAAACGAAAATTAGCAGAATAAATCACATAGCTGCTTACTTGCACCGCATCTCAAAATATCACAAGGTATATTCGATCTGCATTTTTTTTGTAACATAAGGGGTGGCCGTGGATCACCCAAAAAATAGCTCAAATGGTTATTACAGAAAATTCGAGTCCTAGAAATTCAGCCACATCTTATTAGCAGATGACTGAGCTCTAATCTAATCAATAGTtctcaaaataataatactCAAAATCCATATTCGACTTGCATttacagtttttgttttttaaacattttacGTTCACTATTTTGTTTAGGTGCTGTTTATATATAGAGCCATATATATATTAAAcgcatataaattcaatttctataATATTGAATTAAGAATCATTTTTGTTCCGGCTCCTAATCAATCTAATTGTTAGACTAaaatcttgtttgtttaaaattttgatcgaTGTCTTTAGCCTTATTTAAGATATttaaggatttggatcctcgccggatcctctcCCTGTGATCCTAGGAATCAACGAACACGGACCGCTGATCAAAAATTGTGCtgccataatttttttattttttatatttttcacgcAAAACGATTctgttttacttttaaaaatataaaaaacatttaattggGACCGCATGATTTTTTATCAACGGTCCGTGTTTGTTGATCTCTAGGATTCCCAGGaggggatccggcgaggatccaaatccatttaattcatgcatttatgcatttaatgtttcacaaattatgaaatttaaacaaattcaaataatatttttaaataccataaatacttaaaaatcaattttagagtaatattgttcttcacaaaaattatagcaaaaaaataatgtacctacataattattaacatattttaaaggataaaataaatatatataattagcatgggtacatttagcaaaattaaaaatgggtacaaataaattaaaaatatgaatacgaatacaaatacaaataaaagtttaaaaattatgagcacaaaaaagaattaataaatgagtacaaattaaaattgaaaagaaaattggtataaattaaaaaaaaaaggttgcaaataaaaaatggatacaaactacaaaataaaaatatatgataaaaattttagccatgaatataaatataacaaataacacgtttctaacactaaatgaatatatttagaaataaaaaatattttattattaaaataattaatggtatttattaaaatctaaggatttgataaaaattgaaaataaataaaattttagtcAATAGAGTAGGAAAAATCAGGATGGAAAGTAATTTTTCCTTGAATTAATTACCTTGTGAAGAGTTATGGTTTTTGGAAATTCTGCTGCTGGTTTTGAGATCTAGGGTTGAGTCAGAGGTGTCCGGAAAGTACCGGTCGAGACGAGGAGGACGACGGTgatccttcttcttctcaaaCATGGCACGCACGAAGGATTCCTCCATGCTGTTCAAAAACTTGACGTGCTTCTCGTTCGTCCACGACCTACTGTTCAACAACTCCATTCTTACTAGTTCCGATCTTAATTCAGCCACCAGCCACGGAGGTTTGGAGCTAGGTTATAGCCACTGGCCGCGCTGTTGGatgattgaaaattttgaagggGTAGGTTAGAGACCCATCGAAGCTGCAAAACTAAAACATACTATGTGtgagtatatatttatatatatgatattATATATAGAGCATATGTTTTGAGATATTGTTATAGGTTTGCTTGTTtgatatttaatattatttattttcgaaAGGGAAAATACTGTCGTGTTTCAGACACACTAAAAATCTATCTGAGTGTTTGGAGGAATAGAAAGTAACCTACTCGCTCTCCTCGGGCGACATGTGTTTGGCTCATCAAAATATCACTATTCAAATATCCCGACTCTCTCCAGAGATATTAATCGTAACAAATTTAGATTTTGTGTGTGTAGGATCTATTATTCTTTGGAAAGATATTTGGACTACTAATTAGTGGACtgcaattcaattaatttattaaaaaattaatcgaCTAAATGATATTTTTATGAGTGAAAATTCAACACGATATTCATTTTAAGATATTGGAGCAATGCTTTGAAACACGAtatcttaaaaaaaacaaataatgagTCTGAGAAGGAAGACTAAAATGGACAGAATTCATACAAATAACTTTAAAGATTTATGGCTCGttttaaaataattcaaacCGCTTATAAAAATGggattttttaactttaatcctttaagaagattgaaatttaaaataaacattgtgttagattacatattgattataaTCCTTTGAtgtgtgcattttatttaatgtctcccattaaatatttaaatttattaacatacaaattttaatttttttttgacaaaaaaaagagttttttaatttattaattttatttaacattcttcaaacgtgaaagattcaataaatatacataaatgtgtgcaccgaaatgtattatattgaactaatgtatttaaatgttagcaccgaaatgtatgtaccgaaatgtatgcaccgaaatgtattatattaaattaatgtacataaatgtgtgtaccaaaatgtatgcaTCTAAATGTTAGtatcgaaatgtattatattgaattaatgtacctaaatgtttgtatcgaaatatttgtaccaaaatatatgcatcgaaatgtattataatgaatttaatgtacctaaatgaagaagacaaaatgtattataatgaatttaatgtacctaaatgaagaagacaaaaTGATGGGTAAAGCAAATAGTActaggattaactttttagtataaaaatatgattttttttgttaaaatgaaccgtaccagaagcttttcgttaaagtttcataaaaaatagataTATTAATATCTCTAGGCTTGGGAGAATTTAAAGAGTGGTCCACGTTAGCCTACCCCAAGTGCCCAACAACTAGATTatcaaaaaaatagaatttccAACAAGAAAGGAGATGGAAAACGAAGGGTCGACGGGGCTAGTAACGCGAGTACGAAGCTTTTCTGCAGTCGAGGAGGTACACAGAGGGAGCACGTGGCTGAAAATATCTACAGAGAGGTTTTATTGGTAGAGCAAAATATCTAACACAACTTTATACGTTTTATATTTTTGGTCAAATGAACTTTATATGACCAACACAACTTATGGGCTCCGACAGATATTTTGGGATGATTAAAGACGGTACGACTAGGACTAGGAAGAGTTAAATTACGAAAATATCTCTACATGTCCCTTTTGAGATATGGAGTATTTTTGCGCACCATCCTAATGTTAACTTTTTTCACGTGTTTACTATAAATCTAATCATCTACCACGTGTcattttagttaattttttttcaaagttgaaagggaattgttattggtattccaaactttctataattaaaaaaaaaatgcacttATGAGAGTgcataatgagatttttgaagtgctaataacagtttccAATTGAAAAAGTAACATTTAATATGAAAGTTAATTAGAGTTAAGTAAAAGGATACATGTAGCTGATaattaggtgtatggtgagtATACGTCATAATTAGAATGGcgagcaaaaatgcacccttTAAGATATTAACATGCTTACCATACTCCAATTGGGTCCCAAGTGGGCCTTGTTGATGTACAATCTGAGGAGCGATAATTTCAGACACGAcaattttgaaactaatcatTCAATAAGCATAGGACGATTACACAATTAGATATTGATTATCATGATTAGAACCCGACTAACTCTGACCCAACCCCTAGCAACGGGTTgtgaaaattgaaagagaaaaaaaaaagaactcgaTTGACGTGGtttttatgaattatatgaattttgTATTAGAGAATGGTCGTAATCAACCCAAATATAAACACGACCATGACCCATTGCCGCCCCTAGTTCTGAATCTTCCGACCCCTTATTATTCAATATTTTGTTACATAAAGTGGTATGAAACTAAAATACAGGTGATGAAGGTCAAGGTCAAGAATTCGTTCCCATCATTAGATATATAttctacaaaaaataataaacgcacatcatcttttttttttcccattcaTCTTTTGTTTAGTTATGTCTTTTATTTGTGTTGTCTATTCAATTCGATTATAAATAAAACGAAATGTTGTAGTTGGGAGTAGGATCGTCTTTGTAGGGATCCGAATAATCAATCAATCGTTttcatttatcgtacatcgtgcgatcaatttttgttaggtacaatttatattcaatttaaaatttaaaataatttttaatcatACAATGTACGGTGATCGAATATAATTGATTGATCTCTgaatccccacaaagaggatccggaaaGGAACCTTGTCCGTGGTAGCTGGAGCTAGAAAGATAGAAAAAGTTTATtatcatttattattttaatttacatTCTGTTGGGCCTCGAAGGCCCATAATTTCAacagaagagaaaaagagagcccATGATGGGCCCACATTCATCAGGTAATCGCGGTCACTCGAGGTTGGTGTGGCGAGCTCGTACGGCTTCAGGGCTCTGACCCAAAACCTCACCCAACTTATACACCACCATCTCAAACAACACAAACAAAGCCCCCTCATACACGCTCCCCATCGGAAGCAACGGCCGAGATTTCATCACATCCCCATCACCACCTGCATCATTCGCCATCGTCTGCGCTGGCACATAGCCCACCACACTCGCGTGCTTCACGCACGATCCGGTCTCCGGCTGGGCCGTCAGCAGCAGGACTCGACCTCCGTTCGATCGAGCAACGGAGCAAAGTGCATCCACGGTGAAAAACCCACCTGGGCCGGCTGAGGCAATGAGTAGATCGGCAGCTGTGATTGGGGGAGTGGTCATGTCGAACACCATGTGGGCCGAGAGGCCTAAGTGGGAAAGGCGCATGCACAAGGCCTTCACCATTAGGCCCTCTCGGCCAACCCCATAGAGGAAGACGCGGCCGTTTCGAGCCGCTGTGGAAGAGAGCTCGGTGACCAAAAGGTCGAGGACCGGCGGGTACGGGTGGGTCGGTACGGTGAAGATAGAGGCTAAGTGGCTGCAAATTTGGAAAGCAAGCTCTGAAGCCATTGGTCTCAGCCTCAAGGGATAAGAGAGTAGTGATCAGTGTGAGCTAAATATGCGAGTGAGGTGTTGCCACTAAGTGACACGTCAgcatttaaacaaaaatatctctcgtctttttttttttttttttttttttgagttgagCGATATTGTCGTGAAGTTAGAATCAGTTTGCCGAGGATTAAACCCTCCTGTCATGCAAAGGCGTCGTTCCTCTCCACCACTGTGGTGTGGTAGAAGGACACTTGCTCGGACATTGTTTTATGAAAAGTAAATAAAGTTGAACTATTTACAAACAAAAAGCTTAATAAAAAGATACAAATTGCAGTCAGATGAGCATATATTCTTATCGAGAAGGAACCGAAAACTGTAATCCAAATGTCAGTGAAATGATCAAGGGAAGTCTTAGCTTTGGCTTGATCTTCTAAGCGCCATTCGCCGGAGGTACGGAAGAGTTTTTGGTTGATGAGGTACCATCTTCGTCGATATCTATTTCTTTGACACCGGCAGTTAACGAAGAGGAACCagatttcttctccttcttaTCCATGTCAACATTCTCATCCTCGTCCTCTTCTTCATCGTCGAGCAAAGAAGCTTTCCGCCTGAGTTCTTTTACTTTCTGGAATTCATCATAATGGGCTCTTCTGTGCTCCCTAAAACTCTTGCTTTTCTCGGAATCTGGCAAAGTCCGACAGCAAGAAGGCAGAATAGACAGCCGCAAGTCAGTACAGGATTGTTGGCAGATGAATAGTATAAATGTAACTGAGCGGTAgaagaatttgaaaatatgCCCGATTTTATGAACTGGGGAAATGAGAACTAGAAGAGGATTGTTGGCAGATGAATAATAAACCTCTAAATATGTTCATTGGGATCTTATATCATGTgttttagggctggtttggtattgctgtgctttgaaagaaagctgctgtgagaataagcggctgtaaaataaatcagcaaagtgtttggtaaacttttttgtaaaaatgcttttggaaaaaaaaagcaaatagtgggtcttttcattaaaggagcaccgtagctccgtgtgctttgaaaaaaaaccagttttccaaagctgcaaatagcagcttcactTTTTGCCTttaatttcagcttattctcccagcaacttccaaaataacctttttttttcagtttaccaaacacctaaaaccctcacaactttttttcatggatgcttttttttaagcacctcactcccaaaccaccccttacaCGAAGTAAATTAATATCATCTGATGCAACTTCAATCATATCCATGTATCGATCCAGTTGTATTAGTATTCTAAGCAGTGGATGACTAAAATATGAAACTAATCAGTCAACTGTATTGAAATGTAGTGAAAAGTCGTAAGTCGTAACAAATGCTGATCAAAAGAGTTAAACTTAaggggaaaaaagaaaaggagatgAGTGAAGACCTTCATCATCTTGTTCCATAGCATCGGCCTCATCCTCAGATGATGTCCAGCCAGTAGACCGTTGGGTGCTCTTTCTACTTGATGACGCCACATCACTCAAAGCAGTTCGTATTGCTTCTGCATGATCTGCATCACCAACACAATCATCGAAGGTACCGCCCCGCATAGGAGACAGTGATCCTGCCAAGATTATAGTGCCATCGGAAATGAtaagtttcaacatacaagagaccattttcttttttcaggAAACAAGTATTGAGAACCTACAATGAATGAAGCTTTACCATATGAAAAGGTATAATCATCAAAACTTAGAAGATAAGTAAAAACACGGGATTCATGCATATACAGTTGACGTAAACCCACATACCATACTCATCATCGGTCATCATGGGGTGGTATGGCGTCTTCGGCTCAGTAATTTTCTGCCTTACAGGTTTATTTGCTTCAATTTCTCCAATATTAGCCTCGTCCCATCTAACTCGGCCTCTGCCACTCAATGAACAACATCTAAAATCAGTATACCCATATAAACTCCAACCATCTAATAACAAACAGAAAGTAAGCAGAATTTTACAAAAACCGAAACCATTTCCTAAAGCATGACTTGATGCAACATTTCTAAGAATTTAACGTAAACCAAACCCGAAAAGTATAACGAAAACAGCAGGAGACAGATTGAATTACTTCATTTTGCTAAGCAGCTGATTCCGCAAAAGCACACCAACAAGCAACTGATCAACTGAATCGAATTCTCTGAAACAAAATCGCGAAATTCGCTGTTAAATTCTCAAAATTAAGCATAACAACAAATCACAACCGCATACTAGGTCATCAAAACTGCATTAACGATATTGAATTATATACATACAAAAACCTAAAAAcctaaaaaaacagaaaaattcaattcaatttctcacAAATTAATCCACGTCTAGTAAAAAAACGCACAACAAGAACAACATACAATACAGCCACAGATCAATAGCGCATTAAAACCCTAATCCACCTAATCTTTCGAAAACGAAGAAAATGAACCTTCGGAAACATGTCGACTAACAACAGTTGGTTAAACGATCGGAAAatttcctttttccttcattttcctGCGTTTTCCGGGAAAATTTAAGcgcaaaaatcaaattaaaagtaggaaaaagaagagagcaggaaatatatataaattttgatacCTTCTTACTTCCTTCGGAGAAATTGAGCGTTCGTTCGAAGCGCTGAATCGAATTTTTGTTTGCTGGTTTTATAACTTTCCCGGTTTACTAAATTACCCTAACGAATAGCATTTAATATCGATTGAAGCCATCCAAGGGCTTTCAAGAGTGTGAATATCTCGGACCGTTAAATACAAATTACAACCGCTATGATCTAACCACGTCAGCCAAAGATTTTTGGAATTTGATTCAATTATGACTTGAATTTATGAGAGAGATAACTTTTACTAGGAATTTAGCTAAATCacataataaataattttaattagttaaattaatTTCTTGATTCATAAAAAATCGTTTCTGAGACATCTAACTTATAAGTTTAAAGAATGTAACCAAACATAAAGCAGATAACATTTGTGAGTTATAATTGACGCAAcaacaactaaaaaaaatttgacgcaatcaaaaaacaatattttgttttttgtttttataagaaaacaataacaacaaaaacagtGTGGTGAGAAGTGTTGTCTTTGCAAACTTCGTTGACTTTCTGATCTAATATCTAATATAACAAATTTATCTTTTGTTTaacaaaatcaataaataattttttttttaacaaaacacttctgATAcggtttattttaacaaaaaatcatatttttactctaaaaaagcATCCATGATATTATTCACTCACAACATCTTTTTATCCTTTTCGTTAAGGAAATTGTTATTATGATTCCAAAAAACTCATTTGgcattccaaactttctataattagaaaaaaaaatacgtgtaaaatgagatttttgaaatgctaataacaattgtcttcgttaaaacccaaaaatttcaagttcattacttttccttaaaaaaaaaaaaaaaacgtaaaaGGTAATTACAAATCTGggaaataaaaatataagataGAGAGAGGGTTTGGAGcttgagaagaagaagaagctgttAATTGGGGCCCGATTGCGTACGTAGAAGAGTAGCAGCAGCTCTTCCCTCAGACTGTAAGAATTCGAGATTTTGCTTTCATAGGTGAAATTTGTTGGTTGATCTGGATTATTTTATTAAACCCGGTTCTGTCTCTGAATTTTACGGCTGAAAGGAATTGGGTCGtgttaattttcaatttttttaattttttgggtcAAACAGCTTTCTGGGTTGGCTTATTTTGTGAGGTTAGTTGGagatctctttttttcttttgctataATTTTATGCTGTTTTAATGTGTTGTTGATGTTCTTCATTTAAATAAGATGTCAATATTTTGCGAATTGGATTTGGTTGTTGTTCTGCAACTGGAAAAGTTTTTTATTTCTGTAACTTGTGTTGATTCCGGCAATGTGAGAAGTGGAATTAGAATTGTATATTTGTGACAAGATTGGAAGGCGAGCCTTGGCGCAACGGAAATGTTGCTCTTTTGTGACCGA
This genomic window contains:
- the LOC126615775 gene encoding uncharacterized protein LOC126615775, translated to MELLNSRSWTNEKHVKFLNSMEESFVRAMFEKKKDHRRPPRLDRYFPDTSDSTLDLKTSSRISKNHNSSQGGRMGGRCHKRSRMLSSQPSIASQDQVVPQIKIITVDDKDEIEHHKGPQLALSAPIN
- the LOC126615743 gene encoding uncharacterized protein LOC126615743, producing the protein MASELAFQICSHLASIFTVPTHPYPPVLDLLVTELSSTAARNGRVFLYGVGREGLMVKALCMRLSHLGLSAHMVFDMTTPPITAADLLIASAGPGGFFTVDALCSVARSNGGRVLLLTAQPETGSCVKHASVVGYVPAQTMANDAGGDGDVMKSRPLLPMGSVYEGALFVLFEMVVYKLGEVLGQSPEAVRARHTNLE
- the LOC126615750 gene encoding protein phosphatase inhibitor 2-like isoform X2 yields the protein MKGRVRWDEANIGEIEANKPVRQKITEPKTPYHPMMTDDEYGSLSPMRGGTFDDCVGDADHAEAIRTALSDVASSSRKSTQRSTGWTSSEDEADAMEQDDEDSEKSKSFREHRRAHYDEFQKVKELRRKASLLDDEEEDEDENVDMDKKEKKSGSSSLTAGVKEIDIDEDGTSSTKNSSVPPANGA
- the LOC126615750 gene encoding protein phosphatase inhibitor 2-like isoform X1, which gives rise to MNGRGRVRWDEANIGEIEANKPVRQKITEPKTPYHPMMTDDEYGSLSPMRGGTFDDCVGDADHAEAIRTALSDVASSSRKSTQRSTGWTSSEDEADAMEQDDEDSEKSKSFREHRRAHYDEFQKVKELRRKASLLDDEEEDEDENVDMDKKEKKSGSSSLTAGVKEIDIDEDGTSSTKNSSVPPANGA